Within Halorubrum lacusprofundi ATCC 49239, the genomic segment TAAGCTAAGATGTCGTTTTATCCGTGAATTATCACGATCGGAGAGTCACGGTCGGGTCACTCACAACTCGGTGTCCGGAGATGGATCGTCGAGTGACGGTCCGAGAGCGACCGAAACGGCCGAGCGAATATCAGTTAAAATATCAACTAGAAATCGAGAGTGTTCGAGAATTTTATATGAGTAGGTCGGAGCGGACAACGCCGGACAGAGAGTCCGAACCGCTCGGCAGGGATGACTCGCCGTCTGAACGACGATTCTCTCGGCCGATTCAAATAACAACAGTACTCGTGTTATTTGAATCGACGACACCGACTTCCCTTCGAGCCAGTGACGGCGTCTCTGTTCGATGTCGTCGAACGAACTGTCGGCGGCGGGGAGGGGTTCGATCGCTCGACGGCGTCAGGAGTGCGCGATGTTGAGTTCGAGTTCGTTGGCCGCCCCGAGCAGCAGGTCGGGGAGGTCGGATTCGAGCCGCTCCCCGTTCAGGCGGTGAGAGGGACCGGTCACGCTGATCCCGCCGATCACGTCGCCGTCCGGGCCGCAGATCGCGACGCCGACGGCGTGAGTCCCGCGGAGCGACTCCTCCCGGTTGAAGTAGTATCCCCGCTCCCGCCCCGCTTCGATTTCCGCGCGAAGCTCCTCCGGGTCGGTGATCGTGTGCTCCGTTACCGGATCGAACGACATGCGTTCGAACATATCGGACAGTTCCGGCTCCGGCAGCTCCGCGAGGATTGCTTTCCCGGCCGACGCCGCGTACAGGGGGATGCGGCTGCCGATGCCGGGGTCGGTGCGAACCGCCTGGTTGCCGACGGCCCGGGAGAGGTACACCACCTTTCCGTGTTCCTCGACGAAGAACTGCGCGCGCTCGCCGGTCACCTCGGCGATCTCCTCGACTTTCCGTCGCACGAGGTCGTACCCGCGGTAGCTGCTCCGAGCGGTGACCCCGACCTCGAGGAATCGGAGCCCGACGTGGTAGCCGTCGTCGCGGTGGACGACATAGCCGAGTTCCTCCAAGGTGTGGAGGTGCCGGTGGACCGTACTCTTCGCGTAATCGAGCTCGCTCGCCAGCTCCGCCAGGGACGCGCCGTCGTCGTCAACGAGGCGTTGCACGATGTCGAACATCGTCTCTGCGGTCCGAACCGTGTCGGCTCCGGTCCCGTTCTCGGCGTCGATCGATGGTTCGGTCATAGTCGATACTTGATGTCCTCGCATATAAGCGTTCGAGTATGTCGAACGGTTCTAAACCGGCGATCCGGCCTCGTCTGTCGTAACACGTAGGTTTAATTCGGGAGACCGTGTGCGGACAGGCGTGGTATCACTCTCGTCGATCGCGGGAGCCGACTCGGGGATCGTTCGGGAACGACCCTTCCAGTTGCTGCTGCTCATCAACGTGCTCCCGCCGCTCGGCACCGCTCTCCTGTCGCCGGTGCTCGGCTCGTTGGTCGAGCCGCTCGGCGCGTCGACGGCGAACATCGGCCTCATGATGTCGGCGTTCACCGCGCCCTCTATCTTCGTCATCCCGATCGCGGGCGTCATCTCCGATCGGTACGGGCGGCGGCCGGTGCTGATCTTCGGACTGTGCTGGTTCGGACTCACCGGCACCGCGATCGCGTTCGTCTCCACGTTCGGCGCAGCGCTCGCGTTGCGCGCGCTCCAGGGAATCGGGTTCGCCGCGCTCACGCCGATCATCATCACCAGCCTCGGCGACCTGTACGCGGGGACGAAGGAGGCGACCGCGCAGGGGCTCCGATTCACCGGCTCCGGGCTCTCGCAGACGGCGTTCCCGCTGGCCGCAGGCGTCCTCGTCGGGGTGGCGTGGCAGTACCCGTTCCTGCTGTACGCCGTCGCGTTCCCGATCGCGGCCGTCGTCTACGTCTACTTCGAGGAGCCACTCGACGAGGCGCCTGACGAGGAGTCCGAGGCAGGGATCCGAGAGCAGTTAGACGACATGCGGACGCTCGTCGCGCATCGCCGCGCGTGGGCGATGGTCGCCGCCCGCGGAACGGCGAACATCGCGTGGTTCGGCTTTCTCACTTACAATTCGATCCTCGTCGTCAACGTCCTCGGCTACACGCCGACGGAGGCGGGGATCCTCGCGGCGCTCGCGAGCCTCACGTACGCGCTCGCGGCGTCGCAGGCGGGCCGCATCGCCGACCTCTTCGACGACCGGCTCTACCCGCTCGTCGCGACGAACCTGTCGATGGGCGCCGGTCTCGCGCTCACTTTCCTCGCCCCGTCGCTCGCGGTCGCCGCCGTCGGCGTCGTGTTCATGGGAGCCGGGTTCGGGCTCGTGCTCTCCATCTACCGGAGCGTCATCACGACGCTCCCGCCCGCGGACCTGCGCGGCGGACTCGTCAGCCTCGGCGAGGGCAGCGGGCGCGCGGCGGCGACGGCAACTCCGGTTGTCATGGGTGTTGCCGTCGCGGTCGCGACCTCCGCACTCGGGTTCGAGACCGCGGTTCGCGCGGTGGGAGTGGGAACCGGTGTCGTCAGCGCCGGCGTCGGAATCGCCTGTCTCCTCCTGATGAGCACGTCGCCGCCGATCCGGATGGGCGAGTGAGTCGATAACGCGCCGTCCGCTCGACGCGGCTCGCCCGCGCCGGCTACCGCCACCCCGAGAACTTTGTCGGCCGGCCGCGTCGCGAGGATCATGTCCACCATCGATATCGCGGTACTCGATCACGATGCACACGGTATTCCGGCGGCCGACTACGCGGAGATACTCACCCGACGACTCCCCGACCGCGAAGTCCGTCTCGCCGCGACGCCCGACGAACACCGACGCTACCTGCGGGAGGCGACCGTCGTCGCCGGGAAGTATATCGACGCGGAGGAGGCGGCGACCGCCGAGAACCTGCGGCTGTTCGCGTGCAACGCCGCCGGCGTCGACCACCTCCCGCTGGACGCGCTCGCCGAGCGCGGCGTCGCGGTGACGAACGCGTCAGGCGTCCACGGCCCGAACATCGCCGAGCACGTGCTCGGTTGGGTGCTGACGTTCGCGCGGCGGCTCGACGAGGGGCGACGCCGACAGCGGCGCCGAGAGTGGCGCCGCTTCCAGTCGTTCACCGAACTCGCCGGCAGCACCGTCACCGTCGTCGGGCTCGGGTCCATCGGCGAGACGCTCGTCGAGCGGTTCGAGGGATTCGACGTCGACACGGTCGGCGTCCGCTACTCGCCGGAGAAGGGCGGGCCGACGGACGAGGTGGTCGGCTACGACGACCTCCCTGAGGTGTTGCCGGGGACGGACGTGCTCGTCCTCGCATGCCCGCTGACGGAGACGACGGAGGGATTGATCGGCGAGGGCGAACTCGACGCGCTGCCGACGGACGCGATCGTCGTCAACGCCGCGCGCGGCGGCGTGATCGACACGCCGGCGCTCGTGGACGCGCTGCGGTCGAACGCGCTCCACGGGGCCGCCCTCGACGTCACCGACCCGGAGCCGCTCCCGAGCGACCACGACCTGTGGGGGTTCGAGAACGTCTTCCTGACTCCCCACGTCGCGGGCCACACGCCGAAGTACTGGGAGCGGCGCGCGGACATTCTCGTCGAGAACCTTGAGCGGGTCGACGAGACCGGCGAGTACGACGGGCTGCGAAATCAGGTGGCCTGACAGAGCGGTCGAAAAGTGAAACGAGCCGTCGGTGCTACTGGTACGCCGGGATCCCGGTGAGGTCCTCACCGATGATCAGGGTGTGGATGTCGTGGGTGCCCTCGTAGGTGTACACCGTCTCCATGTTCGTCATGTGACGCATCGGCGAGTAGTCGGCGGTGATCCCGTTACCGCCGAGCATCTCGCGGGCGATCCGCGACTGGTCGCGGGCGGTGCGAACGTTGTTGCGCTTGGCCATCGAGACGTGTTGCGGCCGCATCTCGCCCGCCTCCTTGAGGTCGGCGAGCCGGTGGGCGAGCAGTTGCGCGAGCGTGATCTGCGTCGCCATCTCCGCGAGTTTCTGCTGTTGCATCTGGAAGCCGCCGATCGGCTTGCCGAACTGCTCGCGGTCGGTGGCGTACTCGCGGGCGACCTCGAAGCAGTCCATGGCGGCGCCGACCGCGCCCCACGCGATGCCGTAGCGGGCCTGGGTCAGACACGACAGCGGCCCCTTCATCCCTGTCACCTCGGGGAGGACGTTCTCGGCGGGGACGTGCACGTCCTGAAGGCTGATCTCGCCCGTGATCGACGCACGGAGGCTGAGCTTCTCGTCGATCTTGTTCGTCGTGACCCCGTCGCGGTCGGTCTCGACGAGGAACCCGCGAACCGGCGTCCCCTCCTCGGTGTGGTCTTTCGCCCAGACGACGGCGACGTCCGCGATCGGGGAGTTCGTGATCCACGTCTTCGAGCCGTTCAGCACGTAGTCGTCGCCGTCGGCCTCGGCGCGCGTCTCCATCGCGGAGGGGTTCGAGCCGTGCTCCGGCTCGGTGAGTCCGAAGCAGCCGACGGCCTCGCCGGTGCCGAGCTTCGGTAACCACTCCTCCTTCTGCGCGTCGCTGCCGAACGCGTGGATGGGGTACATCACCAGCGCCCCCTGCACGCTCGCCATCGAGCGGAGCCCGGAGTCGCACGCCTCCAGTTCGCGCATCAGCAGGCCGTAGGCCGTCTCGCTGACGCCCGGCAGGCCGTAGCCTTCGAGGTTCGGCGCGTAAAAGCCCATCTCGCCCATCTTCGGGATGAGATCCATGGGGAACGTGCCGTCGATCCAGTGTTGACCGATGTCCTCGACCTCGCCGTCGATGAACGACCGGGCAGAGTCGACGAGCATCCGCTCCTCCTCGGACAGGGTCGACTCCATGTCGAAGTAATCGAGCATACGATCGCTAGCGATCGCAGAGATAAATAACCATAGTCTCCGGCGGTCGGGACGCCGGGGTCGCGAGTCGGTGCGAGTTCCGGCGGCCCGGTCCGGGACCTCCGGCGGCCCGCCTCAGAACCCGTCGGTTCCCTCGAGCAGGTGCTCTTCGACGACGGCCTCGTCGAGTTCGATCCCGAGCCCGGGCGCCTCCGGCACCGCGATTCGACCGTCCTCGATCAGCGGCTCGTCGCGCACCAGCAGGTCGTCCCACCAGTCGACCTCCAGGGCGTGGTACTCCAAGAGGTCGAAGTTCGGGGTGGCCGCGCCGAGGTGGACGCAGGCCATCGTCCCCACCGGGCTGCAGACGTTGTGCGGGGACATCGGCATGTAGTTCTCCTCGGCGCGGTCGGCGATCCGCATCGTCTCCGTGAGCCCGCCGACCGTCGCCGGGTCGGGGGTGACGATGTCGACGCCGTGGTCGTAGATCAGGTCCGACAGCTCGAACACGCGGAACCGGTTCTCGCCGGTCGCGACAGGCGTCCGCGTCGCCTTCGTCACCTCCTTCTGGGCGTCCATGTTCTCCGGCGGGATCAGGTCCTCAAGCCACATCAGGTCGAACTCCTCTAGCTCGTGGGCGAGCCGCTTCGCACTCTCGACGGAGTAGTCCCAGTGGCAGTCGAAGGCGAGGTCGATGTCGTAGCCGATCTCCTCGCGGACGGCCGCGACGATCTCCTTCTTTTCCCGGATCGCGGCGTTGTTCAGGCGCCCGTTGTACGGGTCGTTCTCGTTGTCGGCCGGGAGGTCGAGGTCGAACTTTAGCGCCGAAAAGCCCATGTCGGTGACGCGGGCGGCCTCGGCGGCGTACGCCTCGGGAGAGTACGCCTCGGCCCCGGCGTAGGCGGTCGCGCCGTCCTCGACCGCGTACGCTTCGCCGGCGTGGCAGTCGCAGTAGAGCCGGACCTCGTCGCGGTACTTCGAGCCGAGCAGTTGGTAGACGGGGAGCCCGAGGATCTTCCCGGCGGCGTCCAACAGCGCGATTTCGATGCCGGACGCCGCGGTGACGACCTTCCCGGTCGTGCCGCCGTGACCCGACATCTCCTGGAAGATGTAGCGAACGAGCCGCTCGACGTCGAGCGGGTTCTCGCCGACGAGGAACCGGTTCGTGTACTCGACGAGTTCCGGGACGCCGCCGCCCCGGTACGCCTCGCCGATGCCGGTGACGCCGGCGTCCGTCTCCACTTTGATCAGGTTCCACTCGAAGTTCCCCTCGACGACGCAGGCGTCGAGGCTGGTGATCTGTACGTCTCGGTCCGGGTCGCGGGTGTCGATCTGGTCTGAGTAGTCTCTCATGTGTGTCTAAATTGTGTCTGTCGGGGATCAGTCGTCGGCGAATTTCGCGAGCGCGTCTTTATCGAGCGGGACGCCGTGACCGGGGCGGTCTGGTAGCTCGATACTGCCGTCGTTGCCCGGCTTCACCGGATCGGCGACGACGT encodes:
- a CDS encoding D-2-hydroxyacid dehydrogenase, which translates into the protein MSTIDIAVLDHDAHGIPAADYAEILTRRLPDREVRLAATPDEHRRYLREATVVAGKYIDAEEAATAENLRLFACNAAGVDHLPLDALAERGVAVTNASGVHGPNIAEHVLGWVLTFARRLDEGRRRQRRREWRRFQSFTELAGSTVTVVGLGSIGETLVERFEGFDVDTVGVRYSPEKGGPTDEVVGYDDLPEVLPGTDVLVLACPLTETTEGLIGEGELDALPTDAIVVNAARGGVIDTPALVDALRSNALHGAALDVTDPEPLPSDHDLWGFENVFLTPHVAGHTPKYWERRADILVENLERVDETGEYDGLRNQVA
- a CDS encoding MFS transporter; protein product: MVSLSSIAGADSGIVRERPFQLLLLINVLPPLGTALLSPVLGSLVEPLGASTANIGLMMSAFTAPSIFVIPIAGVISDRYGRRPVLIFGLCWFGLTGTAIAFVSTFGAALALRALQGIGFAALTPIIITSLGDLYAGTKEATAQGLRFTGSGLSQTAFPLAAGVLVGVAWQYPFLLYAVAFPIAAVVYVYFEEPLDEAPDEESEAGIREQLDDMRTLVAHRRAWAMVAARGTANIAWFGFLTYNSILVVNVLGYTPTEAGILAALASLTYALAASQAGRIADLFDDRLYPLVATNLSMGAGLALTFLAPSLAVAAVGVVFMGAGFGLVLSIYRSVITTLPPADLRGGLVSLGEGSGRAAATATPVVMGVAVAVATSALGFETAVRAVGVGTGVVSAGVGIACLLLMSTSPPIRMGE
- a CDS encoding IclR family transcriptional regulator — translated: MTEPSIDAENGTGADTVRTAETMFDIVQRLVDDDGASLAELASELDYAKSTVHRHLHTLEELGYVVHRDDGYHVGLRFLEVGVTARSSYRGYDLVRRKVEEIAEVTGERAQFFVEEHGKVVYLSRAVGNQAVRTDPGIGSRIPLYAASAGKAILAELPEPELSDMFERMSFDPVTEHTITDPEELRAEIEAGRERGYYFNREESLRGTHAVGVAICGPDGDVIGGISVTGPSHRLNGERLESDLPDLLLGAANELELNIAHS
- a CDS encoding acyl-CoA dehydrogenase family protein; this encodes MLDYFDMESTLSEEERMLVDSARSFIDGEVEDIGQHWIDGTFPMDLIPKMGEMGFYAPNLEGYGLPGVSETAYGLLMRELEACDSGLRSMASVQGALVMYPIHAFGSDAQKEEWLPKLGTGEAVGCFGLTEPEHGSNPSAMETRAEADGDDYVLNGSKTWITNSPIADVAVVWAKDHTEEGTPVRGFLVETDRDGVTTNKIDEKLSLRASITGEISLQDVHVPAENVLPEVTGMKGPLSCLTQARYGIAWGAVGAAMDCFEVAREYATDREQFGKPIGGFQMQQQKLAEMATQITLAQLLAHRLADLKEAGEMRPQHVSMAKRNNVRTARDQSRIAREMLGGNGITADYSPMRHMTNMETVYTYEGTHDIHTLIIGEDLTGIPAYQ
- a CDS encoding mandelate racemase/muconate lactonizing enzyme family protein, encoding MRDYSDQIDTRDPDRDVQITSLDACVVEGNFEWNLIKVETDAGVTGIGEAYRGGGVPELVEYTNRFLVGENPLDVERLVRYIFQEMSGHGGTTGKVVTAASGIEIALLDAAGKILGLPVYQLLGSKYRDEVRLYCDCHAGEAYAVEDGATAYAGAEAYSPEAYAAEAARVTDMGFSALKFDLDLPADNENDPYNGRLNNAAIREKKEIVAAVREEIGYDIDLAFDCHWDYSVESAKRLAHELEEFDLMWLEDLIPPENMDAQKEVTKATRTPVATGENRFRVFELSDLIYDHGVDIVTPDPATVGGLTETMRIADRAEENYMPMSPHNVCSPVGTMACVHLGAATPNFDLLEYHALEVDWWDDLLVRDEPLIEDGRIAVPEAPGLGIELDEAVVEEHLLEGTDGF